CTCGGACGTGCCGGTGAGGCCCACGAACGAGGTGGAGAAGTTGTCGAGGTAGTCCCGGATCACCTCGGGGGTGTCCCGCTCCGGGTCGACGGTGACGAACACCACCTCGACGTTCGGGGTCATCCCCGGCTGAGAGAGCACCTCGGACAGCTGGGCGAGGTGGACGGGGCAGATGTCGGGGCAGAACGTGTAGCCGAAGTACAGGAACGTGACCTTGCCCTCGGTCTCGGCCGCGAAGTCGTACGGATCGCCGTTCGTGTCGGTGAGCGTGAACTCCGGCTTGGGCGTGGCCTCGGGCATCTCCCGCCCCTCGAACGCCGAGGCGTCCGCCGCGGCCTGCTCGTCCCCGTCGCCGTCGGAGGAGCAGGCGCCGGCGAGCAGGGCGAGGGCCAGCGCGGCCACGAGGAGGCGAGCCGGGCGACGGGTCGAGCGCATGGACCCATGATGCCCGGCCCTCCCGTCGATCGACAGTCGGCCGGCCGAGCCACCGGTGGGCGGCTCAGTAGGGCAGGTCGAGGCCGATGTCGATCGGTGCGTCGGGCAGGTTCCCCTCGACGAGGTCGCCGAGGTGGTCGCGCAGGTTGACGGGCAGGGTGGTGACGTCGCTGGCTCGCAGCTCGTCGAGGCTCCACCACCTCCCGCCCTTGAACGCCAGCGCCTCCAGCGGCTCGAGGTGCGCGGGCCGGATCTCGTCGACGCGGCCGCACCAGGCGACGTGGACCCGCTCCTTCTGGTCGAACACGTAGCCGCCGAAGGTGAACCGGGCGTGCTGGACCCACACGCACGGGCCCATCTCGGCGTCGGCGATGCCGGTCTCCTCGTACAGCTCGCGTGCCGCGGCGACCTCGCTCGTCTCCCCGGGATCCTGGCCGCCGCCGGGGATCTCCCACCACTCGCCCTTCGCCGGGTGCCCGGGATCGGAGGCGTTGAGGAGGAGGACGCGCCGATCGGGGTCCAGCAGCACCACCCGGGCCGCACGGCGCCCCCTCCAGCCGTCGTGCTCGACGTCCCGCACGCTCACGCCGCGCTCCCCTCGATGGCCATG
This portion of the Actinomarinicola tropica genome encodes:
- a CDS encoding NUDIX hydrolase, encoding MSVRDVEHDGWRGRRAARVVLLDPDRRVLLLNASDPGHPAKGEWWEIPGGGQDPGETSEVAAARELYEETGIADAEMGPCVWVQHARFTFGGYVFDQKERVHVAWCGRVDEIRPAHLEPLEALAFKGGRWWSLDELRASDVTTLPVNLRDHLGDLVEGNLPDAPIDIGLDLPY
- a CDS encoding SCO family protein gives rise to the protein MRSTRRPARLLVAALALALLAGACSSDGDGDEQAAADASAFEGREMPEATPKPEFTLTDTNGDPYDFAAETEGKVTFLYFGYTFCPDICPVHLAQLSEVLSQPGMTPNVEVVFVTVDPERDTPEVIRDYLDNFSTSFVGLTGTSEELEAAQVAAGVTPAIKEPNEEDPEQYTMGHAGQVIAYAPNGLNYTQYPFGSRQSQFAHDIPVLDGLREPGAVPDA